The following are encoded in a window of Corynebacterium marinum DSM 44953 genomic DNA:
- a CDS encoding HAMP domain-containing sensor histidine kinase, which translates to MLRRQVAGTAAPAEGAAAGPAAGGTPLRWRLAGLTFAVVAFAVGAVTLLSYWTVSTGLTAAIDRELDRKAITLLGQARDARNLADLDSEIRNFSTYVPGTRVSLTLPGWTVTRGDPIPVGGEYRDVGDGFSTAAHTVGGERILTKTGSDGAMVVLARDMGDTHRQMAALGMELLGIAALGVLLAIAAGLVVATTGLRPLQRLQRAVEYVADTDDLRPIDVHGNDSLAQLTRSINAMLAALRESRTRQAELVADAGHELKTPLTSMRTNIELLMMLNRPGAADRISEQDRRDLERDVMAQMTEMSTLIGDLVDLAREDSADVGLETVELDGVVNSAVLRVRRRRADVAFQVSIIPWELVGEQLSLDRAVVNLLDNAAKWSPESGVVRVRLQALSDDRAELSVSDSGPGIRPENRERVFERFYRAPEARSEPGSGLGLAIVKQTVERHGGTVRVAESEDGGARVLVELPGRRPVGARAE; encoded by the coding sequence ATGTTGCGCCGCCAGGTCGCCGGGACGGCGGCGCCCGCAGAGGGCGCCGCGGCCGGGCCGGCGGCCGGCGGCACGCCGCTGCGGTGGCGGCTGGCGGGGCTCACTTTTGCGGTGGTCGCCTTCGCCGTCGGGGCGGTGACCCTGCTCTCCTACTGGACGGTGTCCACAGGACTGACCGCGGCCATCGACCGGGAGCTCGACCGGAAAGCGATCACATTGCTGGGCCAGGCGCGGGATGCGCGGAACCTGGCGGACCTCGACTCGGAGATCCGGAACTTCAGCACCTACGTCCCCGGGACCCGAGTCTCCCTGACCCTGCCGGGGTGGACCGTCACCCGCGGCGACCCCATCCCCGTCGGCGGCGAGTACCGCGACGTCGGGGACGGCTTCTCCACCGCCGCGCACACCGTCGGCGGCGAGCGCATTCTCACCAAGACAGGTTCGGACGGCGCGATGGTGGTCCTCGCCCGGGATATGGGCGACACCCACCGGCAGATGGCAGCCCTGGGGATGGAGCTGCTGGGGATCGCCGCGCTGGGCGTGCTCCTGGCGATCGCCGCCGGGCTGGTCGTGGCGACCACGGGGCTGCGGCCGCTGCAGAGGCTCCAGCGCGCCGTGGAGTATGTGGCGGACACCGACGATCTGCGCCCGATCGATGTCCACGGCAACGACTCCCTCGCGCAGCTCACCCGCTCCATCAACGCGATGCTGGCTGCCCTGCGGGAGTCCCGCACGCGCCAGGCGGAGCTGGTGGCCGACGCAGGCCATGAACTGAAGACGCCGTTGACCTCGATGCGCACCAACATCGAGCTGCTCATGATGCTCAACCGCCCCGGCGCCGCGGACCGCATCTCGGAGCAGGACCGCCGCGACCTCGAGCGCGACGTGATGGCGCAGATGACCGAGATGTCCACCCTCATCGGTGACCTGGTGGATCTCGCCCGCGAGGACAGCGCTGACGTCGGCCTCGAGACGGTCGAGCTGGACGGGGTGGTCAATTCCGCTGTGCTCCGCGTGCGGCGGCGCCGCGCGGACGTTGCCTTCCAGGTCAGCATCATTCCCTGGGAGCTGGTCGGAGAGCAGCTCTCCCTCGACCGGGCAGTGGTCAACCTCCTCGACAACGCCGCCAAATGGTCGCCGGAGAGCGGTGTGGTCCGAGTCCGCCTGCAGGCGCTTTCCGACGACCGTGCGGAATTGTCCGTCTCCGATTCTGGTCCGGGTATCCGTCCGGAGAACCGCGAGCGTGTGTTCGAGCGCTTCTACCGGGCCCCGGAGGCACGCTCCGAACCCGGGTCGGGGCTCGGGCTGGCCATCGTCAAACAGACGGTGGAGCGCCACGGCGGGACGGTCCGGGTGGCGGAATCGGAGGACGGCGGAGCCCGGGTTCTCGTGGAGCTGCCCGGCCGGCGCCCCGTCGGTGCCCGTGCGGAGTAG
- a CDS encoding S1C family serine protease, which translates to MSHMNDETTPGPGGYQPVTSTYQWQAPEPAKEKRRVGLGTALALMLAGSVASGSVVGLVVANTASTGSGEVVNSLREPSAPAPEAPGDGVEKVAADVLPSVVSIQVANRTSAGEGSGSIISSDGYVLTNHHVVSGGGNNAFIQVTLNDGRTLTADYVASDAATDIAVVKIRDASDLPVVQFGDSDELSVGQEVVAIGSPLGLSSTVTYGIVSALNRPVRASDGGGESSLIDAIQTDAAINPGNSGGPLVDMDGNIIGMNSVIASLSSGGEAGSIGLGFAIPANFAKRVADQLISTGGAAHPMLGVQVAARQDVKGALIASVEPDSPAQQAGLNPGDVVTRVDNRAIDNSDALVAAIRSQDFGQTVTLEVQQQDTGQSRQVEVTLTAE; encoded by the coding sequence ATGAGTCACATGAATGATGAGACCACCCCCGGGCCCGGGGGATACCAGCCGGTCACCTCGACCTACCAGTGGCAGGCGCCGGAGCCGGCGAAGGAGAAGCGCCGCGTCGGGCTGGGCACTGCGCTGGCGCTCATGCTCGCCGGTTCCGTCGCCTCCGGCTCCGTGGTGGGCCTGGTCGTCGCGAACACGGCCTCGACCGGCTCCGGGGAAGTGGTCAACTCCCTGCGCGAACCCAGCGCACCCGCCCCCGAGGCCCCGGGGGACGGGGTGGAGAAGGTCGCCGCTGATGTGCTCCCCTCGGTCGTGTCCATCCAGGTGGCCAACCGCACCAGCGCCGGCGAGGGATCCGGCTCGATCATCTCCTCGGACGGGTACGTGCTCACCAACCACCACGTGGTGTCCGGCGGGGGAAACAACGCCTTCATCCAGGTCACGCTCAACGACGGCCGCACGCTGACGGCGGATTACGTCGCCTCCGATGCCGCGACCGATATCGCCGTGGTGAAGATCCGGGACGCCTCCGACCTGCCCGTCGTCCAGTTCGGCGATTCCGACGAACTGAGCGTCGGACAGGAGGTCGTGGCGATCGGCTCGCCGCTGGGCCTGAGTTCCACCGTCACCTACGGCATCGTGTCCGCGCTCAACCGCCCGGTGCGCGCGTCCGACGGGGGAGGGGAGTCCTCGCTCATCGACGCCATCCAGACCGACGCCGCCATCAACCCCGGCAACTCGGGCGGCCCGCTCGTCGACATGGACGGGAACATCATCGGCATGAACTCAGTCATCGCTTCACTGAGTTCCGGGGGTGAGGCGGGGTCGATCGGCCTGGGCTTCGCCATCCCCGCGAACTTCGCTAAGCGGGTCGCCGACCAGCTCATCTCCACCGGCGGAGCCGCTCACCCGATGCTGGGCGTACAGGTGGCCGCGCGGCAGGACGTGAAGGGTGCGCTCATCGCATCCGTCGAACCGGACAGCCCCGCGCAGCAGGCGGGACTGAACCCGGGCGACGTGGTCACGCGTGTCGACAACCGCGCCATCGACAACTCCGACGCCCTCGTCGCCGCCATCCGCTCGCAGGACTTCGGGCAGACCGTCACCCTGGAGGTCCAGCAGCAGGACACCGGACAGAGCAGGCAGGTAGAGGTTACGCTGACCGCAGAGTAA
- a CDS encoding MogA/MoaB family molybdenum cofactor biosynthesis protein has protein sequence METTVNTAPEPRASALLDVAEPDEAFLLASEQEGPPRARRRALVVLIADHAPDAGESTGRLTTELLIEAGFAVDAVVSVRSKKSQIRQAIETAVVGGVDLVLTVGGTGVGPRDRTPEATRAVLDQLVPGIAQALRSSGQACGAVDACTSRGISGVSGSTVVVNLAASRTAVRDGMATLTPLVHHVIDQLQKASVE, from the coding sequence ATGGAGACCACTGTGAACACCGCCCCTGAGCCGCGTGCGTCCGCACTGCTGGATGTCGCGGAACCCGACGAGGCGTTCCTGCTCGCCTCCGAGCAGGAGGGTCCGCCCCGGGCCCGCCGCCGGGCGCTGGTGGTGCTCATCGCCGACCATGCCCCCGACGCAGGCGAAAGCACCGGCCGCCTGACCACCGAACTCCTCATCGAGGCCGGTTTCGCTGTCGACGCGGTCGTGTCGGTGCGCTCCAAGAAGTCGCAGATCCGCCAGGCCATCGAGACGGCGGTGGTGGGTGGCGTTGACCTGGTCCTCACCGTCGGCGGCACCGGCGTCGGTCCCCGCGACCGCACCCCGGAGGCGACCAGGGCCGTGCTGGACCAGTTGGTGCCCGGAATCGCGCAGGCCCTGCGCTCCTCCGGACAGGCCTGCGGCGCGGTGGACGCCTGCACCTCCCGGGGAATCTCGGGGGTGTCCGGGTCCACGGTGGTGGTCAACCTCGCGGCCTCCCGCACCGCGGTGCGCGACGGCATGGCCACGCTCACCCCGCTGGTCCACCACGTGATCGACCAGTTGCAGAAGGCGAGCGTTGAGTAG
- the mscL gene encoding large conductance mechanosensitive channel protein MscL, translated as MLQGFKEFIMRGNVIDLAVAVVIGGAFTAIVTAFSDNLINPLIAALGGSDVSGLGFHVISDNPATFLDFGAVITAAINFLLIAAVVYFVIVAPMNKLNEIAARKRGIPQDEEEPVPADVELLTEIRDLLSTRQA; from the coding sequence ATGCTGCAGGGCTTCAAGGAATTCATCATGCGCGGCAACGTCATTGACCTGGCTGTGGCCGTGGTCATCGGCGGCGCGTTCACCGCCATCGTCACCGCTTTCTCCGACAACCTGATCAACCCGCTGATCGCCGCCCTCGGCGGCAGCGATGTCAGCGGCCTGGGCTTCCACGTCATCTCGGACAACCCGGCCACCTTCCTCGACTTCGGCGCGGTCATCACCGCGGCAATCAACTTCCTGCTCATCGCCGCCGTCGTCTACTTCGTGATCGTTGCGCCGATGAACAAGCTCAACGAGATCGCCGCCCGCAAGCGCGGCATCCCGCAGGACGAGGAAGAGCCGGTTCCGGCCGACGTCGAGCTGCTCACCGAGATCCGCGACCTGCTCAGCACCCGTCAGGCGTAA
- a CDS encoding SAF domain-containing protein, with protein MTSFPRRLLLILSTPGWRRTVLVRRALASALLVAAVFLAFRQAVAEDPPAVVFTREIAAGETLSRDDVVVLPVPEHLMPDSAFTDPSEVEGMVIVASAEEGEVATSRRFIGPDLSAAFVGDVTTFLPLRPAEPEIIPLLHHGDTISIVTHHGDAGEPQVIATGGRVILADARETPGTLLIGLGEEDARAVAAASLTAPLAVVLTPNQENTQAMP; from the coding sequence ATGACCTCTTTCCCGCGCAGGCTTCTTCTGATCCTCTCCACCCCAGGCTGGCGCCGCACAGTCCTCGTCCGCCGGGCTCTGGCGTCCGCGCTGCTTGTGGCCGCCGTGTTCCTCGCCTTCCGGCAGGCCGTCGCCGAGGATCCGCCGGCCGTCGTATTCACGCGGGAGATCGCGGCCGGCGAGACGCTCTCCCGGGATGACGTCGTCGTGCTCCCCGTCCCCGAGCACCTCATGCCGGACTCCGCCTTCACCGACCCCTCGGAAGTGGAGGGGATGGTTATCGTCGCGTCTGCGGAGGAAGGGGAGGTGGCGACGAGCCGCCGTTTCATCGGGCCGGACCTCTCGGCGGCCTTTGTGGGAGATGTCACGACCTTCCTCCCACTGAGACCGGCGGAACCGGAGATCATTCCGCTGCTCCATCACGGGGACACGATCAGCATCGTCACCCATCACGGTGACGCCGGGGAACCGCAGGTCATCGCCACCGGGGGCAGGGTCATTCTCGCCGACGCCCGGGAAACCCCGGGGACGCTCCTGATCGGCCTGGGCGAGGAAGACGCCCGCGCGGTGGCCGCAGCCTCACTCACGGCCCCCCTGGCGGTAGTACTCACGCCGAATCAGGAGAATACCCAGGCTATGCCTTAA
- a CDS encoding 5-formyltetrahydrofolate cyclo-ligase produces the protein MDIRDRKATLRARMMQARKDMPPETIRSEDSAIISHAAALLRSLAPSETAVAAYSPLQSEPGGSLLLDALHGEASSLLLPISLPDGQLDWARYEGRLALTPGVLGISEPTGARLGPDALHSCRLILIPALGVSPEGVRLGKGGGFYDRALAQFVDSDDPPLTAVLLYNGEIRDDIPVEEHDMPVDLAITPTGVRRFS, from the coding sequence ATGGACATCCGGGATAGGAAAGCGACACTGCGGGCCCGGATGATGCAGGCCCGCAAAGACATGCCGCCCGAGACGATCAGGAGCGAGGACTCGGCGATCATCTCGCACGCTGCCGCCCTCCTGCGTTCGTTGGCCCCTTCGGAGACCGCGGTCGCCGCGTACTCGCCGCTGCAGAGTGAGCCGGGCGGCAGTCTGCTTCTCGACGCCCTCCACGGCGAGGCATCCTCCCTCCTCCTCCCCATCTCCCTTCCCGACGGGCAGCTGGACTGGGCCCGCTACGAGGGCCGTCTGGCGTTGACACCGGGAGTGCTCGGTATCTCGGAGCCGACGGGGGCGCGGCTCGGCCCGGACGCTCTCCATTCCTGCCGGCTCATCCTTATCCCCGCCCTGGGTGTGTCCCCGGAGGGGGTGCGCCTGGGCAAGGGCGGCGGCTTCTACGACCGGGCACTCGCCCAGTTCGTGGACTCCGATGACCCGCCGCTGACTGCCGTACTCCTCTATAACGGCGAGATCCGCGACGACATCCCCGTCGAGGAGCACGACATGCCGGTCGACCTTGCCATTACGCCGACCGGTGTGCGCCGCTTCAGCTGA
- a CDS encoding UTP--glucose-1-phosphate uridylyltransferase: protein MSLSSSAHPHGVKTVIVPAAGMGTRFLPATKTVPKELLPVVDTPGIELIAEEANALGATRLAVIVAPNKQEVMRHFEQFPNLVETLTERGKFEQVAKVQRAAKLMTPVAVEQAKPLGLGHAVGLAESVLDDDEDVVAVMLPDDLVLPMGVVEKMAAVRAELGGSVLCAVDVPREEVFNYGVFDIEEIPADSDLPADKVKRVVGMVEKPDPADAPSTFVATGRYLLDRGIFDALRRIKPGKGGEIQLTDAIELMIREGHPVHIVVHEGKRHDLGNPAGYIPACVDFGLSHPTYGPGLRRAITAILAEHEAADTAEAAGAAQHPTQN from the coding sequence ATGAGCTTGTCATCGTCCGCCCATCCGCACGGCGTGAAAACGGTCATTGTGCCTGCCGCCGGCATGGGCACCCGCTTCCTGCCCGCGACCAAGACGGTCCCCAAAGAGCTGCTGCCCGTGGTTGACACACCGGGCATCGAGCTGATCGCCGAGGAGGCCAACGCCCTCGGCGCCACGCGCCTGGCGGTCATTGTCGCCCCGAACAAGCAGGAGGTCATGCGGCACTTCGAGCAGTTCCCCAACCTGGTGGAGACGTTGACCGAGCGGGGCAAGTTCGAGCAGGTGGCCAAGGTCCAGCGCGCCGCGAAGCTGATGACCCCGGTCGCCGTGGAACAGGCCAAGCCGTTGGGTCTGGGCCACGCCGTCGGCCTGGCGGAGAGCGTCCTGGACGACGACGAGGACGTCGTGGCCGTGATGCTCCCCGACGACCTGGTCCTGCCGATGGGTGTGGTGGAGAAGATGGCCGCGGTCCGTGCGGAGCTCGGCGGTTCGGTGCTGTGCGCGGTGGATGTGCCCCGCGAGGAGGTCTTCAATTACGGTGTCTTCGACATCGAGGAGATCCCCGCCGATTCGGATCTGCCCGCCGACAAGGTCAAGCGTGTTGTCGGCATGGTGGAGAAGCCGGATCCGGCCGACGCGCCGTCGACGTTCGTGGCCACCGGCCGGTACCTGCTCGACCGGGGCATCTTCGACGCGCTGCGCCGTATCAAGCCGGGCAAGGGCGGGGAGATCCAGCTCACCGACGCCATCGAGCTGATGATCCGGGAGGGTCATCCGGTCCACATCGTCGTCCACGAGGGGAAGCGCCACGATCTGGGCAACCCGGCCGGCTACATTCCCGCCTGCGTTGATTTCGGTTTGTCGCACCCGACCTACGGGCCGGGTTTGCGCCGCGCGATCACCGCGATCCTCGCGGAGCACGAGGCCGCCGACACAGCTGAAGCTGCCGGGGCTGCACAACACCCCACCCAGAACTGA
- the glp gene encoding gephyrin-like molybdotransferase Glp — protein sequence MRSVEQQLALVTDAAVTPEPVRIAIADALGLMCAEEVQATRALPGFPQAAIDGYAVRAVDVGGEKRLGAPRPEADAPAEPPERSLPVVGEVAAGSQQPLRLQPKQAVRVHTGAPLPALADAVLPLEWTDMGRRRVTAHRPVRSGEFVRRVGDDIQPGDVAVTAGAVLGPAQIGLLAAVGRSKVLVYPRPRMAVVSVGRELVDIDREPGLGQIYDVNSYALAAAGREAGADVHRVGIAGGEPRRLKEILEAQIQRSEIIVISGAVGGSGSEMFRKVVEELGEIDTSRVAVHPGSVQGFGLLGEERIPVFLLPSNPVSALVTFEVFIRPLIRISLGKRNTARRVVRARAVNHVASREGRRGYIRARLMRDAETSDYLVEGIGAATGAPAHLLAGLAEANALIRVPEEVTEIRPGDIVDVLFLAQGS from the coding sequence GTGCGTTCCGTTGAGCAACAGCTTGCGCTCGTCACCGATGCCGCGGTCACGCCCGAACCGGTGCGCATCGCCATCGCCGACGCCCTCGGCCTGATGTGCGCCGAAGAGGTGCAGGCCACCCGCGCCCTGCCCGGATTCCCGCAGGCCGCCATCGACGGTTACGCCGTCCGCGCCGTCGACGTCGGCGGAGAGAAGCGGCTGGGGGCGCCCAGGCCGGAGGCCGACGCGCCCGCCGAACCGCCGGAACGTTCGCTTCCCGTCGTCGGTGAGGTGGCGGCGGGTTCCCAGCAGCCGCTGCGCCTCCAGCCGAAGCAGGCTGTCCGCGTGCACACGGGGGCACCCCTGCCCGCGCTTGCCGACGCTGTCCTCCCGCTGGAGTGGACGGACATGGGGCGCCGCCGCGTCACCGCCCACCGGCCCGTGCGCTCCGGGGAGTTCGTGCGCCGCGTCGGCGACGACATCCAGCCCGGGGACGTCGCCGTCACCGCCGGTGCCGTGCTCGGTCCCGCCCAGATCGGCCTCCTCGCGGCCGTCGGCCGGTCGAAGGTGCTCGTCTACCCCCGCCCGCGGATGGCGGTTGTCTCCGTCGGCCGGGAACTCGTGGACATTGACCGCGAGCCGGGCCTCGGCCAGATCTACGACGTCAACTCCTACGCCCTGGCGGCGGCCGGCCGGGAAGCCGGCGCCGACGTCCACCGAGTGGGCATCGCGGGGGGTGAACCCCGTCGGCTGAAGGAGATCCTGGAGGCGCAGATCCAGCGCAGCGAGATCATCGTCATCTCCGGCGCGGTCGGAGGTTCGGGTTCGGAGATGTTCCGGAAGGTCGTCGAGGAACTCGGCGAGATCGACACCTCCCGGGTCGCCGTGCATCCGGGTTCGGTGCAGGGTTTCGGACTGCTCGGCGAAGAGAGGATCCCTGTTTTCCTCCTGCCCAGCAACCCGGTGTCCGCACTGGTCACCTTCGAAGTGTTCATCCGCCCGCTCATCCGCATCTCCCTGGGCAAGCGCAACACCGCCCGGCGGGTCGTTCGTGCCCGGGCCGTCAACCACGTCGCGTCCCGGGAGGGGCGGCGCGGTTACATCCGCGCCAGGCTCATGCGCGATGCGGAGACCAGCGACTACCTCGTGGAGGGCATCGGCGCCGCCACCGGCGCACCCGCTCATCTTCTCGCCGGGCTCGCGGAAGCGAATGCGTTGATCCGCGTCCCGGAAGAGGTCACCGAGATCCGTCCGGGGGACATCGTCGACGTCCTCTTCCTGGCGCAGGGCAGCTGA
- a CDS encoding GNAT family N-acetyltransferase, with protein sequence MLDLFGLAARSFREPGQGPRDQVHPGWPESTPAVRLRDGARVRLRPLTRRDDRDWREQRLLDEPFLRPVEPTAPGGWSACHTSAAWWNYFTGIRAAARHGQVVPFIIELDGHFAGQVTLGAIQHGSLSDCWIGYWVHSAFMGRGLATAACALGTDHAFRRIGLHRVTATYLPGNPASGRVLAVNGFREEGYLRENLHIDGRWQDHHFVAQNIDDHPGTCVDRLRRSGRLR encoded by the coding sequence GTGCTCGACCTCTTCGGCCTCGCGGCCAGGTCATTCCGGGAACCCGGCCAGGGCCCCCGCGACCAGGTCCACCCCGGTTGGCCCGAATCCACCCCGGCGGTGCGGTTGCGGGACGGCGCCCGCGTCCGCCTGCGCCCCCTGACGCGCCGGGACGACCGCGACTGGCGGGAGCAACGCCTCCTCGACGAGCCCTTCCTCCGGCCGGTCGAGCCCACCGCGCCCGGCGGATGGTCGGCATGCCACACCTCGGCCGCCTGGTGGAACTATTTCACCGGCATCCGCGCCGCGGCCCGCCACGGACAAGTGGTCCCCTTCATCATCGAGCTGGACGGGCATTTCGCGGGGCAGGTCACCCTGGGCGCCATCCAGCACGGAAGCCTCTCCGACTGCTGGATCGGCTACTGGGTCCACTCCGCCTTCATGGGCCGGGGCCTGGCCACGGCGGCCTGCGCGCTGGGCACCGACCACGCCTTCCGGCGCATCGGGCTGCACCGGGTCACCGCCACCTACCTGCCCGGCAACCCCGCGTCCGGCCGGGTGCTGGCGGTCAACGGATTCCGGGAGGAAGGCTACCTGCGCGAGAACCTCCACATCGACGGACGCTGGCAGGACCACCACTTCGTGGCCCAGAACATCGACGACCACCCTGGAACGTGCGTGGACAGGTTGCGCCGCAGCGGGCGACTGAGGTGA
- the glpR gene encoding gephyrin-like molybdotransferase receptor GlpR: MSGSLIIVLIIVVWLFVLAPLLLRGQRPIRKAGEAFDDTRVIHEGGSGDLPARRRPRLSAADVRPAESVEETGDYELVAADDVLLDDDRPARSFQGLFTRQGDTVEVVDGGLVRELEPAVEELAIVAQPAVDAAGESGNPVTEEWDEWDEDKTYAYDDSFTSPSDFLYPDTVGAEAPGSAAKNAGTVEGHADENEEVDDQMTDEELTGELSEEEIEFAEHRAGRGGWDPVADAEHSLTRYQRRQRTLIGLAAAVAVTAILAFVVGGWAWLLTGLAVVATVVYLGALRGQVRAEQALRARRIRQLRRARLGVRSAIDDELAIPRHLRRPGAVILERDDESPDFDFLPLTDGQPTEVRRRSSSYDGPYGRRVG, encoded by the coding sequence GTGTCCGGAAGCCTGATCATTGTTCTGATCATCGTGGTGTGGCTGTTCGTTCTCGCGCCTCTCCTCCTGCGGGGCCAGCGGCCGATCCGCAAGGCGGGAGAAGCCTTCGACGACACCCGCGTCATCCACGAAGGCGGTTCCGGCGACCTGCCGGCCCGCCGTCGCCCGCGCCTGTCCGCCGCCGACGTCCGACCCGCCGAATCAGTCGAGGAGACGGGCGATTACGAACTCGTCGCAGCGGACGACGTGCTGCTCGACGACGACCGCCCCGCCCGTTCATTCCAGGGGTTGTTCACCCGGCAGGGGGACACCGTCGAGGTCGTCGACGGCGGTCTGGTCCGTGAGCTCGAGCCTGCGGTCGAGGAGCTCGCAATCGTGGCGCAGCCGGCCGTCGACGCAGCCGGGGAGAGCGGCAACCCGGTCACCGAGGAGTGGGACGAGTGGGACGAGGACAAGACCTACGCCTACGACGACTCCTTCACCTCCCCCTCTGATTTCCTCTACCCGGATACCGTGGGAGCCGAGGCCCCCGGATCGGCGGCCAAGAACGCCGGCACCGTCGAAGGGCACGCCGATGAGAACGAGGAAGTGGACGATCAGATGACCGACGAGGAACTGACCGGGGAACTGTCCGAGGAGGAGATCGAATTCGCCGAGCACCGCGCGGGCAGAGGAGGCTGGGACCCGGTGGCCGACGCCGAGCATTCGCTCACCCGCTACCAGCGCCGCCAGCGCACCCTCATCGGTCTGGCGGCCGCCGTGGCGGTCACCGCGATCCTCGCGTTCGTCGTCGGAGGCTGGGCCTGGCTGCTCACCGGTCTGGCAGTGGTGGCCACGGTGGTCTACCTGGGGGCTCTGCGCGGTCAGGTGCGGGCGGAGCAGGCCCTCCGCGCCCGGCGCATCCGCCAGCTGCGGCGGGCACGCCTCGGGGTGCGCAGCGCCATCGACGATGAGCTGGCCATTCCCCGCCACCTCCGGCGCCCGGGCGCTGTCATCCTCGAACGCGACGATGAATCGCCCGATTTCGATTTCCTCCCGCTCACAGACGGGCAGCCGACCGAGGTGCGCCGCCGCAGCAGCAGCTACGACGGACCCTACGGCCGCCGCGTCGGCTGA
- a CDS encoding DNA-3-methyladenine glycosylase I translates to MNPTHSPDLVIGSDGLARPAWAATTDLLRAYYDTEWGMPVRTEQGLFERLSLESFQAGLSWALVLRKRGGFRAAFADFDPDAVAAFDDGDVEKLMANPEIIRNRRKIHSVVNNARATVALRGRGGLVDLIWSHQPEETPYPRTLAEIPSRSPESEALAKSLKAAGFTFVGPTMIFALMEAVGMVDTHLLESHRRGSSGVWA, encoded by the coding sequence ATGAACCCCACCCATTCACCCGACCTGGTCATCGGCTCCGACGGGCTCGCCCGCCCGGCGTGGGCCGCCACCACCGACCTGCTGCGCGCCTACTACGACACCGAATGGGGCATGCCCGTCCGGACCGAGCAGGGACTTTTCGAGCGGCTCTCCCTCGAATCCTTCCAGGCCGGCCTCTCCTGGGCACTGGTCCTGCGCAAGCGCGGAGGTTTCCGAGCCGCGTTCGCGGATTTCGACCCGGACGCGGTGGCCGCGTTCGATGACGGGGACGTCGAGAAGCTGATGGCCAACCCCGAGATCATCCGGAACCGGCGCAAGATCCACTCCGTGGTCAACAACGCCCGCGCCACTGTGGCGCTACGCGGCCGCGGCGGGCTGGTCGACCTCATCTGGTCCCACCAGCCGGAGGAGACGCCCTACCCACGCACCCTCGCCGAGATCCCCTCCCGCTCCCCGGAGTCCGAGGCCCTGGCGAAGTCCCTGAAGGCGGCCGGTTTCACCTTCGTGGGCCCCACGATGATTTTCGCCCTCATGGAGGCGGTCGGGATGGTGGACACTCATCTCCTGGAGTCCCACCGGCGGGGAAGCTCCGGGGTCTGGGCCTAG
- a CDS encoding methylated-DNA--[protein]-cysteine S-methyltransferase, giving the protein MRLDYPERPHPPEKGVTVLIDSPIGPLSLSASGTGLTGISFGGPDGPPTPLLLDAARQLADYFAGTRRLFDVPLDLPAAGFRAAAQARLAEIPYGRTVTYAELAAMSGNPRAVRAAGSACATNPLPIIRPCHRVLRSDGSLGGYRGGLDAKRWLLDHEKRMSGTGGAPAQSNRS; this is encoded by the coding sequence ATGCGATTAGACTACCCCGAAAGGCCGCATCCCCCGGAGAAGGGAGTCACCGTGCTCATTGATTCGCCCATCGGACCGCTCAGCCTCAGCGCCAGCGGCACCGGACTCACCGGAATCAGTTTCGGGGGCCCCGACGGGCCTCCGACTCCCCTGCTCCTCGACGCCGCCCGCCAGCTCGCCGACTACTTCGCCGGCACCCGACGGCTTTTCGACGTCCCCCTCGACCTCCCCGCCGCCGGCTTCCGCGCCGCCGCGCAGGCCCGGCTGGCGGAGATCCCCTACGGGCGGACCGTCACCTACGCGGAACTCGCGGCCATGAGCGGCAACCCGCGGGCCGTCCGCGCGGCGGGCAGCGCCTGCGCGACCAACCCGCTGCCCATCATCCGCCCCTGCCACCGGGTGCTGCGCAGCGACGGCTCACTCGGCGGCTACCGCGGCGGACTCGACGCCAAGAGGTGGTTGCTCGACCACGAAAAGCGGATGTCGGGAACCGGCGGAGCTCCGGCGCAGTCCAATAGGTCATGA
- a CDS encoding DoxX family protein, producing MDKPAVRDAALLLLRIVLGTVFVAHGWDKLVITGLTETTGQFSAWGVPQPKLSAWLVMAVELVGGALLVVGILTTAVAGVLALLMVAAMWFVHVGEGFFTATGGVEFPLVMTAALVMIIVFGAGRASLDGVLARD from the coding sequence ATGGATAAACCGGCTGTGAGGGATGCTGCGCTGCTGCTCCTGCGTATCGTCCTCGGCACCGTGTTCGTCGCCCACGGCTGGGACAAGCTCGTCATCACGGGGCTGACGGAGACCACGGGGCAGTTCAGCGCCTGGGGCGTTCCGCAGCCCAAACTGTCCGCGTGGCTGGTCATGGCCGTCGAGCTGGTCGGCGGGGCGCTGCTCGTGGTGGGCATTCTCACCACGGCGGTGGCGGGCGTGCTGGCGCTTCTCATGGTGGCCGCGATGTGGTTCGTGCATGTCGGCGAGGGGTTCTTCACCGCGACCGGCGGCGTGGAGTTCCCGCTCGTCATGACGGCCGCTCTGGTGATGATCATCGTCTTCGGGGCCGGCCGCGCGAGCCTGGACGGGGTGCTGGCACGTGATTGA